The genomic DNA TTATCTGCACGAATGATATGGTAACCATAGTCTGTTTTAACAATATCAGAAATTTCGCCGTCTTTTAATTTAAATAAGGCTTTTTCAAAAGGTTTTACAGTTTGACCTTTAACTACATAACCAAGACTACCATTTTTGTCTTTGCTTGAGTCCATAGATTCTTTTTTCGCTAAATCATCGAATGATTTTGGATTTTTATCAATTTCTTTTTTAATTTCTTCAATTTTCTTCTTAGCATCTTTGTCTGATAAACCTTCTTTATCATCTTTATCTTGTTTTACTTTTATTAAAATATGTGATGCTTTTTTGGTATTATCTTTTATTTCTTTATCAGAAATTTTTACTTTGTCATTAAGTAATTCTTTTTGATAAGCAATCATTTTACGTTGCTTTTTATATTCATCTAAAGACATACCTTGTTGTTTTAATAAGTTTTTAAATTGGTCTTTACCGCCATATTTTTCGATTTCTTCATCTGTTTCTTTATCGATTTGTTTATCATCGACTTTTTTACCATATTTTTCTTCTAATATTTTATTAAGTAATACTTTAAAAGAGTCACTTGCAATTTGTTCGTTACCAATTTCTTTTAAAACGTCTTGAACTTTAACGTCACCTGCTTTAGATGAGATTAAAGTTTCTCCTT from Staphylococcus schleiferi includes the following:
- a CDS encoding peptidylprolyl isomerase, whose product is MKKGIQKLVIPVTASALLLGACGNDAPTSKGETLISSKAGDVKVQDVLKEIGNEQIASDSFKVLLNKILEEKYGKKVDDKQIDKETDEEIEKYGGKDQFKNLLKQQGMSLDEYKKQRKMIAYQKELLNDKVKISDKEIKDNTKKASHILIKVKQDKDDKEGLSDKDAKKKIEEIKKEIDKNPKSFDDLAKKESMDSSKDKNGSLGYVVKGQTVKPFEKALFKLKDGEISDIVKTDYGYHIIRADKPTDFNKEKSKLKEKLIQNKLQKDPEILTNAYKDLLKEYDVDYKDRDIKKAIEDNILNPEALKEQSSQQQGMQGQGQGQQLGM